The Solea senegalensis isolate Sse05_10M linkage group LG14, IFAPA_SoseM_1, whole genome shotgun sequence genomic sequence CTTCTTGAGCTGGGATAAAACCTTCTACATGGTCAAAGTCATCAAGTTGAATGAGCTTTTATTCAGGATTTCACACCAGCGATTGCAAAAACTTTCGTTGTCTTTGCTCAACattaagattttatttattcttaatcCCCTGGGGATTAGTGTTACAAAGAGCCTGTTGGGCTCAACATGTGGCCGACAATATGGGAGTTTTAAGGTGTGCACATCCTTTCCTtcctttaactttattttataactCACATATTTTCACTTTGAGCCATACTGCCAACATTTTAATCCACACTGAACCCAAGCACAGCCAGTGTGACGATGACTCCTCATTACTGACTGTTTTATGTGTAAATCTCCAGTTTGTCACCAAGGTCAAATGAAAGTGGAAGGGCCGACAGTCGTATCACCTTTTACATCTTTcaacaaatttaatttaaacagtTTTCTTGATGAGTCACTTTCTTCAAATTGGAACTGGAGACATAATTTTCTGGGAAAAAAGTAAGCGTGCCATGCTACACTGATAAAGTCAGGGTTAGATgatgaaaagattaaaaatggGACATTATTTTCATGTGAAATGGAGAATGTATGGTTAAACACTGCAGTTGAAAAAGTTCCAACCTAAGAcagtttattgttattaaatatgGGGTCATAATAAAACCTTAACACAAGAAAAGTGGAAACTAGAAAAGTGTTAGTGTTCAATTCAAACCTACACGACAGACTTTAAATTTGTCTCTGACATAATTGTATCAGTGAAAATCATGTTCTTCTCAGCAGGTGCAGATGGCAACACACGTACACCTTGTCACTCATTCCTCACTCCTCCAGTTCTACAATAATGAATTTAACAGTCTACTTTCTactccaagaaaacaaacaaaaacaaacaaatcattggATAATCATTGGATTTATCATCAATGCCTCTGGTTTCTCTGGTAAAACTCACGTGTCGTCAGTGTCGATGGACCCTCCGCAGGCTGCTCCGCCCTGAATGGACTCCATGGCTGTGGAGTAGAGGGCCTTCTGCTGGGCCACGGGCCTCTTCTCATCACTGTCACCCTGTGAGCCCTCCatctgcctctccctctctgcctggTCCATATTGTGAACACCGAGCAGCAAGCTATAGTCCATGATCTTGAAGCTTTCCAACACCTATGCAGATAGACAGATGTGAGTGTGCAGTGATGGGCCGATGTTGTaaagaacttaaaaaaaaaagctttaatcTAGAGTGcataaaaaaggaaatgcaaCCTGCAACAGTGGAGTTATTAGTCCCataaacatgaaacacagagacacgagCATGCACACATTAATAAACCATGTATATGAGAGCATGTGCATGCAAAAACACTCCCTCTCAAGCACACAacctgtaaatgtaaacataagGTGGTGATTTACATGACAAGGGTGTTTTCTGCTTCCCTTAAACCTGCTTCCCTCTTGCTAGTGGCAAAGCTCTAATTTACAGTGAGGGATTTTGGAAATGTCGAATACAAGCATAAATAGCctgctctctttctgtcttctctcccATGTTTCCCCATCTACTGCACCATCCATGACCCTCTTTTATTGATCAGGGCATCATCAGTATGGTGTTTCTTTCTCCATTATCTTCAGCACGGTTCATCTATGTCACTTTATGTGTCGTTTTCTAAGAGACACTGCATTTTTATTAGTTAATGTGTCTTCCTGCCATCCCTCGAATTCTTCCTTCCACCTGTGACTGTCTTGAatctactgcctctctctggAGACCGTTGATCTGGGTGGTATGTGGATCTTTCAACCAATGCGTAGTCTTACCAGGCAGTCTCTCTGTAGCGTTTTGACAAGTGCGTTATATGTGTCCTGGTCCAGCATCAGTCCATCCTGTAAGTCTTGCATGAAGTCCAGATCTTTGAACGTGGGCCGagccttctccctctctttctttgacGCACGCCTCTTGTAGGTGGAGCCCTTCATGTCGTATTTGAGGTGCATGCGTACTACGCGGGGAAGGACATTATTCATCACCACCATGCGGATGTTTTTCCCGCCTGACTGGACACAGTAGAGGCCAAAAAACTTGGGCAGCAAAGTGCGAGGGTTTTGATTCAAGTTCTGGAACAGAAAAGTACATGATGAGTGAGAAAAGGCAAATGATCTTTAGAGCTGTCATAAATTGGGACTTGAGAGTCATTTTAATCTCAAGagacaaaacatttgcaaaCGAAAGCAATACTTTCTGCAGTATACACACACTTTTGCTACAGTTACACATTGGTCATCTGATATATAGAGTGAATACAAATCAAGTTTTATTCCTCTGAGTGCTATGATAGATGAAAGTGGAAATGCTCAAGGTATAATTACAACATTCAACCAGAATAATAAGTAAGGTTGAATGATTCAGTCACTGAATCATTCAACCTTACCCACCCACTTTTTAACTGACTTGTATGGTATGTATTTAAATTCACAGTTTTATAGCAGTATTTCAGTGTCTTGCTATCCTACGGCTCATTCCTCatgggataaaaaaacaaaacctttacaAGCACCCATATTTACACAGCAACAGCTTCCAGCTTTTCTGGTGAGAAACTGGTCCATGATTTACTATACAATATTAATCATCCACCACCTAATGATACTAGGTTTTCATCATGAGCTCATATGGCTATGGGATactcaaaatacatttttcaaacagCCATTTCAAATGCTGGGAGCCATTCATTACCAAAAGTTCAGTTTCTAGTGCAAAGGGCAATAAATCCAAAATGTTCTATTTCTCCAAgcacacactgaacactgaacaaGTATGACTcaggacacatttttctgtctgaacccGACCTGAGCCAGGTGTTACCGTGGTTActgcattttcctttttacaGACACATGCCGTGTATGAGACCATCATAATGGGCAtagatatagaaaaaaaaataaagggcaCACATGTGCTCAGGCTGGCCCAGCAAGCGTGACTGAATCAGACCTGAAATACGATATCAAATTATTTGTTCAACTCAACTCCACTTATGGGGTACCTATAAAAGCTTGGATTGGGTATCCATATTCAAGCTCCAATTACATTAGCAAGgcaacagaaaatgtaaaaaaatgaattcaacaacacacactacTATTACCATTACTTCAAAAGACACCTTTAGTACCTTTTCCTGTTTGTCAACATGCCTCTGCTTTGACACCACTCAGACTTTCCCCACCATCATCAATCTGTGCTGAATGTTTTAGTAGTCAATCCACACAAATGAGGTTAGTTGGGCTGTGCTCGGTTAAAAACCTGCTTTGACCTTGGGACATGAGCCAGTTCCATTAGACAAAtcagaggggagggagagagagagggagagagggagagagagagagagagtccacGCAGTGATGCACACATGCATCACTGCGCACAATTCTGTGATATTCTTTGAATTCTGGTAACtacaaggaaagaaagagaagcagacACCTGATAGATTAAAGCTAAATGTGGAAGTGTGGCTAAAACGCTCAGCAGGTGTGGATGACATTCAGCTGAAAAACtgataaaaagagagagagggatacaGCGGGAGACCAAGAGACAGAGCATCCTCAGCCGTCAGCCATACATGACCCTTCAGTCAATGTCACAAATACAGAGCAGTGACGAGTCAACAACACTGTAACGTGAGCGAGAGTGAAGAAtaaagggaggaagagcagattaagaaaaagaaattacaCCTAGGTGCGTGTCAGAGCAGTGAAGGAAGTGAAACGACATATTCAAATGTGAGCGAGGATGTCAAATTGAGGTATAATAGAGGGGCATAAGCACAGAAGGCAGAGTCTGTTACATCATAGTGATGTGTATGCTGCCCAGAGCAAgacttctcagcctccctgcTACCATCAGTAAGTCAGCTGTGGCCGACATGTGGAGCTCCACCAGTGCATCCTGTCCCTTATCTGCATACTGACGGCTTTTCCAGTTACATTATTTTGATGCTCACAGCTCTGATTAGTTTTTTCTGTgaatgcatatactgtattaatGAATCTACATCAGGTTTTGTATCTTATTTCCTTAGTCCATCTGCATTGACCTTAGACTGCAGCCAGTCTGAATCTCACTGCTGTTATTTTCTCTACATACGTTGGTGAACAACCAAAACGATGGAAAATGTCACGGCACATGTGTTGGCACCTGAACATCCCTCtatgaaaaaacatgaattccCTTGAAATGGTCTTTGGCCATAGCTGATGTGACTCTGAGAGGGTGGATTAGTAGCATGTACATACATGGAGCTGTTGCTGGTTGATTTCACGCAGAATGTGCCTGCAGACTGtaagggtggggtgggggggcttTCTCCTGGCTCAAGTCATGCTCTGTTAGTTTTTAAGTACAATATATCCGACTACCCAGTCTCTTATGAAACCACACAGCCTGGGGTTTCAGTCAAATGACGGAGCCGTTATGTCTGCTTCACATGAGAAGGACTCCATGCTTGGAGGAGAGACTACCAAGGTTCTTACATAAggagattgtaaaaaaaatatgtcttgGAATAAGAACATAATGACAAGTTGGCATTTAAATGAGTGTGACATGTGTGCCGTGACCTCGCGCTCATTAACACAACTAACCAGCcagtcacattaaaaacacgttTGTTAATGATCTCCTTTCACTGTTAACTGTGGGAACTCTTGAAACTGTCTTGGTACTTTTGACATGATTGCAGCCTTTGGGTTAGGGTTGAACTCTAAATAAaccctcatttatttgaatcatatCTATCAGAGAGGACTTTTCTGTGCACGTAAAGCAATACTCCTCAACAGCAGCCCCACTAGATTTTGGGTTCACACAAGGCTCAATGTTAGGCCCTCTCCTCTTTTATCTTTATATGTTGCctcttaaaaatgataaaaattaCAGTGAGCAGAGTTCTCTGGCCGAAAATAGCTCTTTGACAGCTGGTTTGAGGTGATCAACATCACCACTCATATAACCAAGGTACGCAGAACACCATCTCAGAAGgcacaacatgtcaaaccttgaaggTTTGGGTCAGTTAGTGACAGCAAGTATGCCAGCAAATCATTTCATGTGgtctgaatgaaatgaaaggtcGTTTTTATCACTATATTGTTAGGGCTACAGAaacctgctttttctttttcgagACAACAAATAAGATtgtgtttcagaaaaaaaacacattatggaCCGTAGCTTTAAGATATACTGATAGACAGCACCTtgattacatttacacacatacagtaccaCGTGCTGTCTTTACTTACCATGTAGTATCCAGGCAGCAGTTTCTGTAAGAACTCAGCTTCCTTGTGCATCACAGTCTTGATGATGAACTCGTCGTCCTTTGTAACATAAAAGACTGAACCACTTGCTCCAGGATTAGACAGTTCAATCAGGGGCTCGTTACACAGGGAGTACTGTGggttcacacagagacagaaacaaagatgtAGATGATTTTAGAAAATTAGGAAAACCTTTAACAAAGACatacattcttttttatttttctcaaagTTATTTTTACTCATTAACCTTTGACTGCCCTCATATCTGTGTGTTGACTCTCTATTCTATATTGCCTGCTGTCGCTTCCATTTCTCGATAAATCACCACTTGTTAGCCTCACTGAAACCAGAAAGTTGTTTGGGGGTTTCCAGATTTGAGGGAATCAAGAATCACAATATGTCACCCAtgtcagtgaaaaaaaagagcaccAGTTTTTAGTGAACATGAgtttatgaaaacatgaatcatGAACACTTgcactgttgttttaaatctgcATCATTAAATGTTGCAAGCAAGGTACGCTTGACTTAAAGCAGGGACTCAACCAGAAAGATTTGAGACTTTATTGTGACTTATTCTACCATTTTGAACTGATGTAACTATATAAGATTCATTATCGTTATTAATTGTAAAGGACAGACTTTCTGGTGATTATCAGCCTTCCAGGGCCATTCTGTGTGAAGATTGCATGTTCGTGCAGCTGAGGGAGGAGACCCTAAATTGCTTGTCAGCAATGTGAAtatgagcgtgaatggttgttcttCTCCGATTGTTGGCTCTGGGATAGACTGGCTACCTGCCaggggtgtaccctgcctatcagccaatgtcagctgggattggtttcAACTCCCCAGCAAGTCTCCAAGGACAAGCAATATAGGTGATGGATGGAAGGGTGCATGGAATGAGTGATTTGTTACAGCTATGAACAAACAAAGGACCAGGTCTTACCAGGTAGTCATCTGGCCTGATACCAAAAAGTTCTCTGAAGTAACGGAAGGCCACAGGAGCATATGTCTTGAAGCGGAAGTCTGGGAAATGGTGAGCTGGAGTGAGGTTGCTGCCTTCACTAAAGAAAAGAGTAGAAGATAGTGATCAACTTTATATTTCTCTCAAATCAACCAGCCAACAAAAACATCCCCTTCAGCAACAGGTTTCTTCACTATTGACAAGTTTGTGAAAACCATAAATTTAACTAACCACCAACTTTCAGAACTGAAAGTTCTGGAGGCTGCCGTCAGAACTGAAAGTGcatgtctgtgcgtgtgtgcgtgtgtgcatttGAGACCTGGGGAAAAAGATGCTTTCCACCACATAGAAGTCCTGCATCAGCACATCTCTCTCAGGCTTGGAGCTTAGATTGCCCACCGTGTAACCAATGCCCAGCTGGATGGCACCTTTCAAGGCGGAGGATGTGGTCTACATTGGTGGGGTGAGAGAAGCAGAGGCATGTGAATGAGATTCAGTACTTCTACCTccttaaccttaaaaaaaacttcatatgAAAACATCACAGCTCATAGAACCTAGCTTgtttaaaaccagaaaatatgcagctctgtgtgttcaGCACCTTCTTGTAAGTAGTTTCTCCTGATGCATCAACCCCTCTGTGGCCAATCTTCTTTCCCTGACCAGGCTGGCCTGATGATGAGGgcatctgttcacacacacacacacacacacacacacacacacacacacacacacacacacacagactcttaagctgttcattaaatattaaaagacGGGCAGTGACACAGTATGTCAATGCATGAGAATAATTTCAAGCTTTGATGAAGGCGTTCACTGAGCAGACCAGGTGTTCATTATGAGACAAAATGCAAATATACCTTCATCTGTTCTGAGTATCTTCAGTTGGTAAAAATTAACTTCCTGATTCAATCAACCCTAGACTGTACATAGCACAAGGTTTGattagtcaaataaaataaattgttttgcaTACAGTACAGATGAggttctttttgtttgaaaacgaTCATTGTTCTGCTTTAGTCTACACTGATATGTGTGGCAGTGTTCGGGCATCAAGCTAGGACAATGAGGAAGGGCAAACATTAATTAACCGAGATCAACCGATCAAACACTTCTGTGTCGTGACAGTCTTCATCAGTGTCTGTGAAAGACATGTGAAAGAATAACAACAGAGCGGATTATCGCAGAAACAGATGGCAGCTTACCTCTGTGATGAAGGCTTTCTTAGCTGCAGCatctgagaaagagagaaaagaaacagagatgacagacttagtcattttaaagacagagagacTCCATTATTCAGCATCATTAGTTTTCCCTGAGAGATAAATGAATCCCAATCGGTGGTCACGACAGTCAAACATTCTGCAATAATGGTGTCAAAACGCGTAAGGGCCTGTCAGCAAGAGGGTCTGCGGGAAAGTATATTGTCAGCTACAAGAGAATGATGAAATCTCATTTTAACATGTACATATATTGTGTGCAAAATGGCAGTGTCTGTTGGTCCATCACTCTAGTTCAGAATGAAGTATGATATTGTTTACTTGTTGGATTACCATGCAATTTTgtgcagacatttatttttccctgCAGATGTATTTAATGACTTTTCCTCAGCAACACTGACAGGTTGACATTTGTGGCCTCTGGCACTATTGGATACATTACCAAGAAATCCAGAACACTCAAGTGAGCCTTTAATATTACATCTGCTGCTACCATCAGGTCTTGTATTCCTTCAATAATTAATTGCCAAAACAAATGACAGTTCCAATTAGGATTAGCTGTGTGCTTATTgttaaaaagtataaaactaAATTGGTTAATATGATTGCATTCAGCAATGCTGAAACTGGCATTCAGCTCCACATGTTGTTGTACCTTAATACAGCCTCAGTGAGCTGGTGGCTGCATATTTGTAGATCTGTTCTAACTTGATTtataaattcaaaaacaaacactaaaatatGTGGAATCACATAGTTCTCAGGGTTTCAAAACTGCTGACaagctgaaataaaacatatacaatatGAACAGGATCTCTCATGTTTCACTTGAACATCTTTCAATCTGCAAAGATTAATATTAGCCATGCAAGAATAGCGGCTTTGCATGGCTAATATTAAATAGGTTGTCACATGCTATACCACAAGATTAAATATGCAAACTGCACATGGCAATCTAAAAAATCTCAGAAGTAAAACAGCCATGCAAATGCTATGTTGTGATGATTTTCTTGTTTAATAACAGGATGCAGGCAGTAGAGGAAGGCAATCAGATGACTGTTTTCACCAGGAAGGCCTGAAATAGATGCATAATTATAGATGTATGACGCTCAGCATAATAATGCAGGGAATGCTAAGGAGGGCAGTaaagagagacacaaaatgagCAAATGAATGAGAGATGAAAGACAGCTTCAGACAGCACAACAGTGAGGCTGATGAATTCCCCCTCTGTTATGACCAGTTTCACACTGAGCTTTGCAGATGGTGGAAGTTATGAAGAAACTGACTGATATGTTTATAACGGCAAcatttgtgaataaataagaGTGTGCAAACATTAATCACATATAATAACCCTATCAACTACAGAGTTCTATTGACATGTTCTCTTTCCATTTACCTTTCACATGATTTAACAGGTTAATATTTATgacaatgttttggttttttttcacaaaatgaaCTTTGTAACACACTCTTGATAGATTTATGTCTCAATGCAGAAACGTCAGCAATGTAACCATAACCCTTGTCAGGAGATTCCCACTCCTAATAATTCAACAGAGATACAAGCATTTTCCTTGTGATTCAACATGTTAACAAgttgtattaatattatcaatATATGaatactaatattaatattctGCATCTCATGACTGATCTTTGCAATGAGTACTGTTTGCTGAGTCTAAATACTGTGTAGAAATTATgcataacataacatttcaaAGACttaactaaaaaaagaaaaaagaaaagaaatgtagaCAGAAACTCAATGGTTTTGATggattttactttatttattcaatcaaaaatctaatttaaattgGTAGTTTGCTGTTAATATCCTGTCCTAGTTAACTATTCTTACGGCCAATGCTGGCCATAAGAATAAGATAAGCATAACAGAGGATAGAATCTCTCCTTCTGAATTCAATCTTTGATTGAGTGTCTCCCTTACCAGCTGAGACATGAACAGCTTACTTGTGCAGCACAGTGTAACCCAGTATCTCTCAGTGGGAGTGGGAAAGTATCTTCACAGCTTGACTCAGTGCTTGCAGCTGAGTTGATAGCCgtgctctctctgctctccctctctgcctgtATCTCGTGCATGCCCATGTGATCGAGCCACAGAATAACCCATTTGCCACCCCTCCTCTTGCTCtttttctctatctctctgactctgccacacacaaatacattcacaGTAGGATGATAGTGTGCCAGTGCATTCCCAGCATCACAGCTTCCTGCAAGCTGAAACAACATttgaaacaacaataacatctgagagagagaaattctTCATGTAGTGATAAAGTAATTGTTTTCAGTGCACTGCAGATTGAATTGAAGAGGATGCTTTTTTGCCTGTGACTAATTTTGTGTCTGTCTATGCATCCAAGTGTGGGAATGTACTTCGATTGGCTGGCTAAGTGAGGTTCTTTAAAGTCCCTTCTGTCATTTCCAAATTCCTACTCATTGGGTGTGCAGgtatttgtgtcttttcaaAAGAGATAGAGAGGGCGTATGACATGTTTCTCACTGCAGCCACGTCTCTTCCTTTCCACATGTCTGCACCTGCACactttcagtgtgtgtctgcatgcacAGGTATGTGAGTGGGGGTTTGAGTGTGCAACTGCTTGCTGACACAACAGGTTTAAAGCATTATGTGCTTTTCAAACAAAGCCCAAAGTAGTCAAGTTCCAAAATATTCTCTTTATTCTTCTCTAACATTCAAAGTACAACCCCAACACGCAACATTAACCTAAAAAACTTGGGTTCAACATCAGATTTGTTGCAAGACTAGATGGATCATAACACCTGCAGAATAGAATAGGGTGTAAAGCAAGTTGATACACATAAAATAGCCCATTATCCATCAGCAATGCTATatcaaatgaaacacaatgaaaaccaAGCAATGATTACATGCTTCAATTGTAACAATTTCAGTTATAAGACATGGAATGCTTTTCCTGAATTTTCAATGCTATCACAATTTATCCCAGGCTATCATTTTTCATAAgaccacaacaacaaaccatCTCTCTAAGTCTGACACAACCAAACTCATCATCGCATTTCTTTCACATGATGTTGAGAATGGTCCAACATCACAGCATGTGTAGGCATCATTAGGCATCTTTGCATCTATGGCTCAATCCAAACTCACCCCTTTCCCCACCAACTTAACCTACCCCTCCATTTTGCATGTACAGATGTAGGCATAGGGTGCCCTGATTCTTGTTGAGGACAAGGGGTAGAGTGAAGTGTTTTCCAGACTTTAATTGGAGGGCTATGACATGTTTCCAGATTGAGTGAAGCAAATTAAACCAGTGTTATTGTCATAGAGCTAGCAGTGGTTAGCAAATTATGCTTCGCTGCAGACAAGTGCATATAATTCCCAATGTCCACAATAACAATTTAACAGCTAACAGTTGCTTTTTTTGGTTGAATCtctggttaaaaacaaaaaataaacgaaaaaacaaaaacatgttttctttctatttttgcaGTAGtagattttaaatattacacagtgTAACTCAGTTTCAAGAGGCAAGTTGGGCTATGCAGTACTCAAACATCGAACTCTGTGGTATACGTGATGCTTCTTCTGTTAACTATCCTGAATATTGTATTTCACTTAATTTAAGTCCAAGATGGCTCTTGATTCAAATTTTACttggtctttctgcatggagttgcATATTCTCTCTgtaagtgtgttttattgctcCAGGCATCCAAGTCCTCCCATAATCCATAGATATGCAGATTGGGATCATttgagactctaaattgactagAGACGCGAATGCGAGTTTGAATGGTGAACCCTGCTACACGCCCAAAaccagctgggattagctccagctcccCGTGACCCTCAAAGAATAATGGAGGGATGGCATTTACTTAACGCATTATTCTATCCCCGCCCTCACTTATGTACAAAGTAAGCCATCACAAGAACACCATTACTATGAATAAATTAACTGGTGGTGGACCTGAGGAGGACCAGGGCTCCAGTGACCCCTATCTCCATCCGTGGGGTTAACGTGGACATAGTTGAGGATTACAAGTACTTAGGGGTGTACTTGGacaataaactggactggactaaaaacacagacgcACTCTACAGGAAGGGTCAAAGCCGTCTCTATTTTCTGAGGCGGCTGAGGTCCTTCAACATCTGCCGGAAAATGCTGCGGATGTTTTACGAGTCTGTGGTGGCCAGTGCCATTCTCTACGCTGTGGCGTGCTGGGGCAGCAGACTGAAGGTGCGGGACGCCAACAGACTTAACAAACTCATCCGCAAAGCCAGCCATGTTGTTGGAGAGGAGATTGACTCCCTGACAGCAGTGTCAGAGAGAAGGATGTTGTCCAGGATTAGGTCCATACTGGACAACTCCCTCCATCCTCTACATGATGTGCTGACCAGCCACAGAAGCACATTCAGCAAGAGACTTATTCTACCACGCTGCACCACAGAACGccacaggaaatcattcctGCCTGTGGCCATTAAGCTGTACAATTCCTCTATATGATAAATAGGCTTATACTTCCTCtgtatatattgttaatatggggggagggggaagtaCAAGTTGTGAAGTATATTCTGGAAATGTTGTAACtctgtaaatttattcttattttaatagcatttttaactctgtaaatttattcttattttaatagtattctttaattttgtaattttaatctTATGTTTACTCCTACTTCTTCCTatagtttgtaattttgtaatttccaaaaaaattgctgttacaacattcgttacctttgtacactggagcgctgtgacgaaagaatttcccgcaagggattaataaagtattttctattctattctattctattctattctattctattctaaattaTGGAAAGACAGAGATAGCTCTGGGAAGACGAGCACGAGTCATGCAGGACTACGTCAACATATTTgccatttaatttatttgtaagAATGACTGAAAATAGTATGTATCTGAGGTACATAACAATCCTTGTTATCTAAACTCAACACATTAG encodes the following:
- the pip5k1ca gene encoding phosphatidylinositol 4-phosphate 5-kinase type-1 gamma, which codes for MEAAAEGAVGLSEAKDGSPLSGDAASDDGDTVVGVSYGMDAADMDAAAKKAFITEMPSSSGQPGQGKKIGHRGVDASGETTYKKTTSSALKGAIQLGIGYTVGNLSSKPERDVLMQDFYVVESIFFPSEGSNLTPAHHFPDFRFKTYAPVAFRYFRELFGIRPDDYLYSLCNEPLIELSNPGASGSVFYVTKDDEFIIKTVMHKEAEFLQKLLPGYYMNLNQNPRTLLPKFFGLYCVQSGGKNIRMVVMNNVLPRVVRMHLKYDMKGSTYKRRASKKEREKARPTFKDLDFMQDLQDGLMLDQDTYNALVKTLQRDCLVLESFKIMDYSLLLGVHNMDQAERERQMEGSQGDSDEKRPVAQQKALYSTAMESIQGGAACGGSIDTDDTMGGIPAVNGKGERLLLYIGIIDILQSYRLIKKLEHTWKALVHDGDTVSVHRPGFYADRFLKFMSNTVFRKSSSLKSSPSKKGRVSLMVPKCAGPGAAWSASQLPCERDENIYDLRGARSFPTLEDEGRPDLLPCTPPSFEEATTASIATTLSSTTSLSIPERSPSDTSEHPRYRRHTQSLSHDVRTQEELRVREEDQQTITVEVELKRHDSEPTISVPQLSPETRYITTKLSTYTIY